TCGTGACTCCCCCGCTGGCGTGAAAAGGTGGACGTGTGTGTGTTGAGTTTATTTGCAAGATACCCCTTCCGTTTCAAAGGATAGGCTTGTGCTGCCGAACGGCTGGCTGATCAGCCCATCCAGTCCAGCTCATCCGAACGGCGCCCTAAAAGTCACGAGTTGGAGCAAGacaccaaaataaaaaaaaaatatttttcgagTTAGTATTTTAGAAAAACGCAATGTAGACACATATGCCACATTATACACACGTACTATGTATATGGTACCTTTAAGGGCACCTCCTAGAGATTAGGCCACCTTTAGTTTGAACAACTAAAAATAATCAGGCTAACTAATTAAACAGGCAAATGTTAGGAGTCGCTCGGGCTACTGGCTATCAAACAATCGTACGAGgcccaataactatttttttccGGAAAATAACTTTTTTGTTCCCGAACAAATTTTTTGTATTGTtagaacaattaaaaaattatttcgaAACAAAATAAATTTGTTCTAGAACGAATTTGACTATGAATCAATTTGTTAGACCAGTTTAGGTCCAATAACATAAAATCTATAGTGGGTGACAAGTCTGCTGGGGTCACCCGTGTGACCCCCGCAGCCCCCAATTAAACAGGTTAATCGCTTTAATCGGTCTTTAGGTATTTTATTTATTGCATCATTGGAGACCAAAAAATCGACAACTAAaaccctttcaaaaaaaaactacaacTAAATTGGGCTTTAGGCATCTTATCGCTTTCGGGCTTCTGTTGGGGCAGCTCTTCGCGTTGGGCCGGGCCTCGAATCCAGCAGATGGCGCCCAGATATTCTCAGCACGGCAGCTCTCTCTTTCACGCCCACACCCCTCAAATTACTGGTAACTGCACTTTTAGCCTCGAAAACTGCTGCAGTGTCAGTCGGTCTATTTGTGTTTCCATTTTACTCGTCATCATCGGTTGTACTGAACCATTGTAATGTTTGAACGGTGCGATGCTTCCAGATCAGTAAGTACTCTTTCTTCCCATTGTCTTTGAAACAAGTGCCTGGACTAAGCGTTTTTAGGCTGTCAAGTTATTGTATAACCGAAATTCTTAGCCGCAACTGTTGAAATTTAACAAGGCAACGCATAGTATGTATGTAGAATCACGTCAATTTTGTTGAGTTGGAATAATCGTTAACTAGTTTAACAATCTTCTAAGCGTGGAATATCACTGGGATTATTACGCTACGTATGAAGAAACCAGGTAACAGGATAAAATGAAAACGAGGAACATGTACCATCAAAAAATATGAGTAAATATTATCGTAACTACTAAACTCACTCAAACGGTCATATCCTCCGTTGGACACTATCACACTAACAATAGTTTCATGGACTATACTGTAAATCCTGTAAATACCATACAATCACGAGGGCTGATGTGCATATATACCTGCCCAGTGCCCAACCACCCAAAAAAACACCCTCCGCTTCGTTTCGTTCCGCTCCCAGTAGATTTCCACCGCCTCCCGTCGTTCCCGactccccgccaccgccgctgctgcgccgccTCTCCAGGTCTCGCTCGCCGACCGACTCCCTCACAAGGTAGCAAAGACCTAGCCGCTCCCTCCCTTCGTCCGATCAAAGCTTCAGTTTTTCCCTTCCCCTGATCTTGTTCGCGTGCTGATCGATTCGTCGTCTCCTCCCTGCTACCGGATTCTGCAGGACTCTTCAGGGAATTCTGCTCCGCCCCTGATCCTTGGAGGAGAGGAGATGTCGGACTCCGAGGAGCACCACTTCGAGTCGAAGGCCGACGCCGGCGCGTCCAAGACCTACCCACAGCAGGCCGGCACCGTCCGCAAGAACGGCTACCTCGTCGTCAAGAACCGCCCCTGCAAGGTATATCCACCGTTCCAGCCCTCTCGATTGGTTTAGATGTCGATCTGATTGCCGCCCTAACCGTAATGTCGGATCCAGATCAGCCGCGTTGCAGCCTGAATGCTGCTGCGAGCAATATGTATATGGCTGTGGAATGGATTGAATCCTTGGTGTGGTGGACGACTACACATATCTGAATCTTTTTTCTGCTTCTCTGGGTTCAGTGATTGCGCATGCGGCTTTGTGCTCGTAAATTATAGCTAGCGCACAATTGATATTTTCCATAGGTGTGCATATCGGCGATGTTTTCCTATCTGTTCTGATTTCTGAAGTGCGGAATTGGAGTGGTGCTTACCTAATCTGATAAAAAATatatcttttctaataattcTACAACTTTAACATGGTTAGTTTAGTTCCTTACCGAGATTGTTCAGACAGGTTTTGGAACTAACAGATGGATTGCATAGCTGATGTTACTGGATCATCAACCGTGATGTGAATTTTGTTTGATCATGCCGGCAGTAGGAACCTCATTGCTTGGGTGTGCATGCGTGCCTGTTATTACTTGGCTGTACATTTGCCGAGAGTGGAAAGATTACAAACCTGCCTGCTACTTGGTAGTTTCATAGTTTTACTGAACTAACTGCGACTTGGTCCGTATGATTTATATTGCTGGACCACTAGTGGACACTGGTACGGTTGTAAACTTGTCTCGGATTGGTACTTCCACTGTGTGCATTGAATAGATCACCACTAATGGGTGTCCTTATTCGGTATTTATTTCTTGATGCCTCCCACTCTATCGATCGAATTGCTGAGGACAAAACCACTAATTCTAGAAATTTTGCAACAATCTTGTTTAGCTGTCACTctataatttctttttttttggtactATAGTTGCCACTTCAAAAATGATATAAATACCTTCAGTTATTCTGTTCAGAGTTTGggtttgcctttgtttattaAAGGTGCAGATGCTTCTGCTGGTTTCATAATTCTGTTGATggttcccttttttttctcgagCACGTTGATGATTCCCCTTTTGCTGGAATCATTCTTAAACATGTGAATTTTGTAAATAATTGTGCAGGTTGTGGAGGTTTCAACCTCTAAAACTGGGAAGCATGGTCATGCCAAGTGCCACTTTGTCGCTATTGACATCTTCAATGGCAAAAAGCTTGAAGATATTGTCCCCTCTTCGCACAACTGTGATGTCAGTACATTTACACTTCTTGGGCTCTTTAACATTAGCACCTGCTTTCATTGCAAGTAACATGTCACTGTGTCTGTTTACAGGTTCCTCATGTAAATCGCACTGAATACCAGCTCATTGATATATCTGAGGATGGATTTGTAAGCCCAAATATTTTGTAATGCTCACGTATGTTCATATCATGTGATTCCTTATCAACACGAGAAATTAACCTTTTCAGGTGAGTCTTCTGACTGAAAATGGTAACACCAAAGATGACCTGAGGCTCCCAACTGACGACAACCTGCTTAGTCAGGTACATACTGACATTTCTTTTTGCAAAGTTGTTTTCCATACATAAGAGTACATGACTAACTTCTGTTCTTTATAATGAAATTGATGGTGTCAGGAGTTTTCTTTTTAATAAGATCAGTCAGCACCAGTCCTTAATTGTGTCAGCAGTTGTCCTGGTAGCTTATATGTCCTCTTTTTTCTTTGGTGGAATGAAATGTTCATCCACTTTATGAAATCATTGATGCATTCTGGTTAGATTGGCTTCTTGTCATTGGATGTCCTCATGGACTGCATGTTCATGCCATGAGCCTTGGAGTGGCTATATCGACTGCCACTCCAAGGACCATGGTGGTATGGCCAAAATTGCCAGATGTTGAGCATTTAGTTGGAGATGAGCTAGCGTTAAAAGCATAGGTTTAAATGAGTGAAATAATAGTAACAAAATCCTTATGCTTACAACTTATTGCTGCTGGAGGAAGTAAATACAATTTTACCTGCTTGGCACCAATAGTATCATGCTTTTGAAGCATTTAGCTTATTACCACATTTATTTTCATGGTGGCTGCAGATCAAGGATGGCTTTGCTGAAGGAAAGGACCTGGTGGTGACGGTCATGTCTGCCATGGGAGAGGAGCAAATCTGCGCGCTGAAGGACATTGGCCCAAGGAACTAATCTCGCGCCATATATAGGTCACATGTCTGCTGGGTTTCGGTCAAGGATTTTTTCTTGGGGGGCCTTTTGTGTATTAAGGAGCACGGATCACTGATGATACACATAGTTGCAACCAATAGGAGGCAAATattttttgttcagtttttgcTCTTGCCTTGCTCTTTCGTTGGTATGCAGCCGTGTCTGCCGCTATCAGACTCAGAGTGGTATTCTTGTACGGCATCTCATCTGGACCACGCTGTTAACTATTTATCCTGATTCCTGAGGTCGCTTTTGTAGTTTTTTGCGTTTCTCACTAGCTTAGGTGCTGCGTGTTTATTAAAAGGTTGGGATCACTTTCAGGTGGTGAATTTGGCTATACGGCTTTACACTGGCTGGTGATATTGCGGAAATGAATTTTTTGGAGAAAAAAGTTACACATTTTGAAGCTCGTACCTCGTAGCCCTTTAATGTTCTGGTGAACATCATAACTTTTGTTAGAGAAACAcattaaaatttgtttataattaTTTCACGGTGGCGTGTCTATATCATACAAATATCAAAACACACGAATTATCCTTGAAAACACGTTTATAAATAAAGTCGCCCAAAATGAATGTGATAGAGCCCTGCAGGGAGCAGGGTAACAAAGTAAAACTGAAACTGTGCTGTTTACAGTTCCATAGTATACAAGGAATGAGGGTAAAATTGAAACTGTGATGTTTACAGTTCCATACCATACCAGCCACATTCTCGCATCTTCTCGGGCCATTTTTTCTGTTGTTTTGCTGTGTCCTTTGTGTATCCTGAAGTGAAttttttctcgaacgcgcaggagaactgcgcgTCGTTGTATTAATAGATAGAAAGATCAGTCCAAGTTACAACGCCAAATCCACGATCTGGGTTAGTTTTTTCTTATAGATGCGCCTAATAAAAGGTAAATATCCTGAAGTGAATTGGACGGGAATTGTGTGGTGTCCTGTCAatactaccaccaccaccaaattGCATTACTGTCGTTGTCAGAGTATTCTTGTACGGCATCTCATCTGCAGACTGCAGCCCAATATTAACTGGTTATGCTGATGTCGCTTTTCTAGTTGCGTTTTTTTTTCACTGGCGTAAAAATTTAGCGAAATTACAGTCCCAGTAACTTCTGGGTCGCTTTCAGGTGGTGAGTGTTTGGTGTTGCTTAAGGTTGTATTCTAAGAAAATTAAGGATTACTTGACTGTTTACCGAGTTGCTCATTATGCCAAACTTGACAGAGTTCCGAGTCTCGAAAATACAATTCCTTCCTTCGTAAATGTGGACCTTCAAATTTCAATATAAGTTTGTAAAATACACCCCACTCATTCATAATCACTCGTTTACACGCGATTTGCTACTTACATACGTACACTTCATTCCTTCGTAAATGTATGTAAATGCTTGTTTTGATGGAGGAGGAATAATTGTTCACAGCGATGTAGTCCTTTTTCAAAGGAAATTAGTAGTTGATGTGTCATCAATTATTTTTAAAAACCTGTAGGGGCTAGGTAGGTGGTTAGGCTCCGTCTAGCTGCCTTGTATTTGTAGATTAATGTCGTGCTAAATAGAGAAATCTAGTATGAAATGAATTTAACATTACAAGTCTTCCACGAGTTATGACTATACCATCTTCTTCCATCTCCAATTCTCCCATTTTCATATACTATAAATCAAGCCTTTACAATGCACTTGGTGGGAAAACAAGTAGACAAAATTCCTAGGTGTTGGGCGAGACGTCATCTATTCAAAACAGAGCTATAAGCAAGCGGGCTTTAGCTCGGCTGGTAGAAGCCTGTGATGGGAAACACCAACTCAGGAGTTCGACTCCCGGCTTGCACAGAAAAAATTCCCTCGCTTGTCCCATATCCAAAGCAGGTCCGGCCTTTCTCACAGGCGGCGGGCCATTGTGTATGGGTGGGGCAGGGTTCGAAGATTTTTTTGACCTGTGTGAGAAGGacttcttcttaatacaatgcTATGAGCCCTCCcggtcaagttttttttaaaaaagtagaGCTATAAGTAATATGTTTCTTTTGGAAAAGAGaaactttattgatttcaagaaaGACACATCGAGGTGATTCATCATATTGAAAAATTCTCGGTCTCTGCCCGAAGGGCACACAACCTACAAAAATTTGATAAGAATCTTGACACGCTAATAACTATCGATCATAAGACTACACCGCCACCCATATGCCCGGGCCAAAAAAAATCTTTGGTCACTTGCGCCAAAAAAAGAGACGCCGCTACAAGAAAGTTCTGCAAGGTATGCCTCTGAAGGATAACTCACGTATGGAGCCAGTGCGTAGTCGAGAAGATAATATCACATCCATGGAAAATACAATTCCATCATCTTTCAAATGCATTTTCTTCTATGCTTCATCCTCCTATACATAGTAAAGTATCTAAATAATAAGCATAATTTGCCCAAAATTTCTTGCTCCAAAAGTGCCAGAAAACGCTGAGATTGCTACGTCCTCTCCAGTCACAAAccgccccccctttttttttgacagattGGCTGCACCTGAAGAAAGTTGACGATGGCACGTGCCCGTATCAACCCACTGCAAAGTGCAAACGACACCATGTTAATTTGTCACATTTCTGCAGCCCCCTTTTCTTTCCCCCCGCATTCACTTTTCTGTGCTGATTTGACAGGACGGCCTTTTTCCAAGGATCAGCAACATGCCCTCTTTACAAGTTTGCCAACCCGTCTTTGTCAGGTCCAAATCTCTCCAGTTCGTGTGATTCATTCACTCCATGCGTACGGCGAGGAAGAAACTAATAAAGTCATGCGCACGGGCTTCATCTTGTGCCAGCTAAAATAGTGGGGCTTAAGAATGCTTCCAACCTGCGATCATTTGGTGATGCGTCCTCTTTGAAAAAGAGGGACGGTGCTGTACCTGAACTTTGTAAATGCTGGCTACACATGCATGTTTTGGACTATTTTGATCCAAAGTGTTGTTTCACTGCAGGGGGAGGTATGTTGGCTTAGGTAGAGTTTGATACTAAAGGCTCAAAGGATGAGGCAAAGTAGGATAGGATATCTCACAACACAAAGAGGAGTTGTTTGGATGAGGGTGGAGTGAAGTTGTCCGGGTTTAGTTGTTTGTTTCAGTTGTGGTCTTCAGTAAATTTTGAAAAGCTGATTTACAATATGCATTTATTTGTATTTGACAACTGTTATGTTTGAAATACAACACACTCATTCTGTTTCGGATATACTCCGAAACAGAAGAATAGTCAAACTTAGGGTTAGTAAAGTCAaataaaatggagggagtatgagaGTTTTGATTAATAAGTTTATGGAAAATGTTTTATTAAGGTTCATGGTGAACTTAATAAAACTAACTTTACGTGATCTAGAAACTAATTTGATTAAAGATCAccatttttttgaaaagaagtaAAGATCACAAAATTTGATTTGGGAAATCATCACATAAAATTAGCAGAAGGATACGGACATCTATCATGATCCCAATTATTGAATCGCCAAAGAACCGCAATTAATCCGTGACGCATCTATGGAGGCAGGCAGGCTGGATTGGAATTTCTCGCATGCATGCGGACTCATTCAATGCGGTGGGGCTCCCTGACGGTTAGCCGACGGCCGCCGTCGTCCAGCCGTTGGATATGCGCCGTCGTCAGCCGCACGCCGACGGCGAGGTGCGTCAGTTGTTGGACTCTCGCTTTACTTTTTTTCTGTTTTAAATTTTTGACAAATAGATGAAAAGGAAATGAAGTGAGATATTTTGATCTCCGTTTTCTGGACTCAAACGAGACAAGTAGTCAGAGCCGACTCCAGTTGATGGCACTGCTAGCACATGCATGTTCTTGTGTGAACTATTTTATGGTACATGCTAGAAAGTTCATAAAAATTCAGAACAAGACTAATCAATAGGTCCACAAGCATTTGAaatcaaattttcaaaaatttagTTTATAATTGGACTGTCTTTTTAGAACCTTTCATAAAACTTTGTTTTTGAGTGCatactttttagtatttaaatGAAACATCTTAACTTTTTGGTCCAGGGCATCGAAATGTTTTAGAAGGACATAGTTGGGCTAAAGTAGATGAAATTGAAACTTTCTAGATCCCCCATTTGGATTGCCGTGGATAGCTCTGTTAGAAAAATGCAAGTGATGTTGACATTTCCTTCTCTTATCACCTTGTTTTTTCGAATGCACAAACTGCACTACAGTACAAAGTGCGCCAAATGGAACTGCCAGATTAAAGTGATGCTAAATATCCTTGTTTTATTTTATGCAGATCAATCCTCTTTACATGGTTTGCTAAATATAGAATACTAGAGATTCATTCAATATAGAATACCCAAAAGTTACATTTTTaaaaaacttttgatacccacTCATATCTTTtattttaaaatgaattacttataaattttttagtctcaattaaatatttttaattctcataaaatgaaaaatcatGTTTGAAACCACCTAAAAAGTCAAATTTGTCCAGTTTTTAACAGCCGGATGACATCTATTATCTGGTTTTGAATGTTAATAAAAATCAAATTTTTGTAATAATTTGAGGACGTAAACCGAACTCTTTTCCCTTTACTAAATATAGAATACTAGAGATTCACTTGAAATCTTGCAGATTTTTTGTGCTTTAGTTTGAAGGATGAAGCTGAACTGGAATATATCAGATAGCCGTAGCCTCTCCTCTTGGCTAGAAATTTAGAGCAACGCAAACGAAAGCTTTGGTTTCCCTCCTCCTTCCCAAAGCTTCTTCGTTCTTTCATTTCTCAAGAAGCCAACCCAGCGCAGGGAAGAGAGCGAAAGTCAGACTCTGCTCACCCAACCCAAAAACCAAAGTCAACGCCGGAaaccaagaagaagaggagaatcccctctctctctctctctctagacttcttcctctcttcctccctgcGGTGCGGCGACCATgtccgcgcgcccgccgccgccgccgcgcccgcacctggcgctgccgccgcgctccgcggcGGAGTCGCTCTTCAcgggcgccggcgacgccagcCCAGGCCCGCTCACGCTCGCCTCCGCGCTCTTCCCCTCCGACGCCgacgcgggcggcgacggcgcctcCTCCGGGGCGCCCGGGGCCGGGAGCTTCACGCAGCTGCTCACCGGCTCCCTCgggcagccgccgcctccgcagcagcagcggcagcagcagcatgagGCCGCGGAGAgggggcgaggcggcggggtcgccagggccgggccggcgctgtcggtggcgccgccggcgtcggcggcctcGGGCGCGTCCGTGTTCACGGTGCCCCCCGGCCTCAGCCCCTCCGGCCTGCTCGACTCCCCGGGCCTGCTCTTCTCGCCGGCCATGGTACGTCGCGACGTCAAAGCCTCTTGCTCAAAAGATCAAATCTTTTTCGTTTGACGCCGTGAAAGATTGGGTTTGCGGATCTTGTTAACGATTCTTGGTTATATACTGGCGAGTGAAATTAGCTTCGGTTTCGGTGCATTCATTTTGTTTGTGGCCTTTGGTTAAATTGGTTGCATGCCTGCATCATAATTCATAAGTGCGAGAAAGAAGCATTTATGCTGATAACTTATTTTCTTAAGAGTTGCACTACGGCTGTGTTTGTAAACTAAAGTAGTTTTTAACATGTTCCTTAGCGCAATAGTTCGTGGATTGTTGTTAAAACATGCTCCATTTCGCCCCCTTGTGTACTTTAATCTGGATAGGTTCTATCAATTCGTTAAGCATCCTCATTTTCTTTTGGGTGATGCTGAGCAATCTGAAAGAATCACGTAATCTTTCTTTGGGTTTTAAATGCTTGTAGAGAGTACTACAAATCTGGAATCTGGAACTTCTTAAAGGTGACACTTTTACAGTTTCATCAGTGCTTTTAGTGAGATTGACACATCTAGGGTACTGATTGGCCCCATAGGTTTGCCCCAAAACACATAAAGCCACCTTTACTATATTTGTGTGTGGCACTGATGTGCAATGAATAATATCAGACAGATAGGTGATGCTTCTTGATCTTTTGGATATGGCAAGTGGTGATTCTTGATACTTTGCCTTGATGGTATCAATAATTGTACTACTGCCAGCGTGATCGGTTGCAAATTGTCATGCTATCTTGAGAATTTTGATCTGTCGATAGCATCCTTTGGAAACACGTTGCTCAATTTGAGGTGGTTATACTGGTCTCCAATTTGCTCTTGACAGCAGAATCTGTCAAAGCAGTTCATAGTTTGTATTCGTTGTTCAATATTAACAATGTCTAGTGGGTGGAGCAATAGAGCAATGCGAATGCTAAACTTGTAGCTGGACAACTTTTGTTAATATAAAACATGAACTGATGAAACCAGTATCAACGAGATGCATAATTGACAGTTTGTGTTTCCTGTCCTTAAGCGGTATCCGTTTCTGGAGTGTCTGCTTTAGTCCTGAAGAAAGAAAGTGAACTGATAATTTCTGATGTCAACTGTTCTGTATTTTTACAGGGTGGGTTTGGAATGTCGCACCAGCAGGCTCTTGCTCAAGTTACAGCTCAAGCAAGCCATTCTCCACTCAGAATGTTTGACCACATTGAGCAACCTTCTTTCTCAGCAGCTTCAGCATCGTCTAGAGATCTACAACATATGACCTCTGGTGCTAATATGACTGGAATGCCAGATATGGCAATTACAATAGCAAACAATGACAATGCATCTTTGCAATCCGCTGAGGCATCTCAGAGGTATCAAGTCAATGCTCCTGTTGATAAGCCTGCTGATGATGGCTATAACTGGCGGAAATATGGTCAAAAGGTGGTGAAAGGCAGTGATTGCCCGAGGAGCTATTACAAATGTACTCATCCCAATTGTCCAGTCAGGAAAAAGGTAGAGCATGCAGAAGATGGCCAAATATCTGAGATCATATACAAAGGAAAACACAATCACCAACGTCCACCAAATAAGCGGGCAAAAGATGGCAACTCTTCAGCAGCTGATCAAAATGATCAATCTAATGATACCACATCTGGATTGTCAGGCGCCAAGAGAGATCAGGACGCTATATATGGGATGTCTGAACAAGTATCTGGTTTAAGTGATGGTGATGATATGGATGATGGTGAATCAAGGCCACATGAAGCGGATGATGCTGATAATGATAGCAAAAGAAGGTATTTTTAGCTCTCAATAGAACTCCACTGTCCTATTAGATTGCTGTTTTCATAAGATTCATTCTTTCATTGTTCAGAAATATACAAATTTCTTCACAAAGGACCTTGTCGGAGCCTAAGATCATTGTGCAAACAACCAGTGAAGTTGATCTTTTGGATGATGGTTATAGATGGCGTAAGTATGGGCAGAAGGTAGTCAAAGGAAACCCTCATCCAAGGTATTCTTTTTACCTCAGCACTGTGATTTGTGCTGTTTTCACATCTGTTGctctttctttgtttttcttgggATGGCTATATAGTATGTAAGATGTAGGCAACATGCATGTGTATGTTTGCCACCTATTAGgtacttttatttttctttcactaCTTCATGATGCAACCTTTCACTTCAGCATTTGTAAGTCGTGTCATTTGGTTTTATTTTCATGTCTCTTAtaatcttcaagaatcctattAAAACCTTTTTGGAAAATCTGTTAGCAATAGCATGAGCAGGCCCCCTTAGACTATTCATTTGATACAGATACTAACATTCTCTAATTCATGCACCATTACAACTAAGTACTGTTTTATACCATAACAACCTAATGCTATTTGTCATGCCCCGTTTTGTGTTATAGATGAAGCTCACTATCTTAGTTCATGTCTCCTTGAAGCTTGTCTTGTTAATTAACACATGCTTTTCTCCACAAACGAGTTGAATAGGATAGGTACATGAGTACATGATATCACAACAGCTCATTTAAAAGGAACCTACCTCATTCCTTGGTATTTGGTAACAtcccttttcgttttttttcctTGGGTCTTCACCTGAAAGCAGATAATTTCAATGTATTCCTGATGCAGTACATAAATGTAGCCACTATACATGCACGCTTACTTATTCAACGTAGCGTGTGTTGCTGTACAAATATTACATGCTTAAGGTAGGTAATCATCACAAAATGCAAACAATATCCTAATGGTAATTTAACTATACCTCAGTTTCTGTTGAATGTTTCATCCCATACTCTCTCTGTCCGTTTCAGCAGTAGACTCCATCTCATCTATTTACAGGGTTTAGGGTGTGCTTGGTTGGGCTTTTTGGGGCTATGACTTCCAGTCAAAACCCGAAAGCCAACCAAATGAGGGTGCTGTGGTTGAGCTGCTTTTAGAAAAGCAGATTCTCTATAGTTCATTTTTCAAAGCAGGGGGAGAGGGGGTGTTGTGGGCGGCTGTGAGATCGGTGGGTTCGTGAAAATTACCCACCTGCCATCCATTATGAAGCGTAATGTTTcgttctttcttttttccccttctCCATCGCTCCCTTCTCTTGCAATGCTCCGCGAGCTCCTCCCCTGCTGCTagggccgagcgccgccgctgcaccaTGGCCTCATCGGagccgcgtgccgccgccgcgccatggtgTCCCTGTCCGGGCCGAGGGCCGAGCGCCGCCACATCTGCTAGGGCcgagcgccgctgccgctccatGGCCTCCCCGTCAggtccacgcgccgccgccgatggcgtCCCTGTCggggccgagcgccgccgtatCTGCTAGGGCCTAGCTCCGCGTCCACTCCATGGCCTCCCCATCGAGGCCgtacgccgccaccgcgcctaTGGCATCCCC
The nucleotide sequence above comes from Panicum virgatum strain AP13 chromosome 3K, P.virgatum_v5, whole genome shotgun sequence. Encoded proteins:
- the LOC120699585 gene encoding probable WRKY transcription factor 3; the encoded protein is MSARPPPPPRPHLALPPRSAAESLFTGAGDASPGPLTLASALFPSDADAGGDGASSGAPGAGSFTQLLTGSLGQPPPPQQQRQQQHEAAERGRGGGVARAGPALSVAPPASAASGASVFTVPPGLSPSGLLDSPGLLFSPAMGGFGMSHQQALAQVTAQASHSPLRMFDHIEQPSFSAASASSRDLQHMTSGANMTGMPDMAITIANNDNASLQSAEASQRYQVNAPVDKPADDGYNWRKYGQKVVKGSDCPRSYYKCTHPNCPVRKKVEHAEDGQISEIIYKGKHNHQRPPNKRAKDGNSSAADQNDQSNDTTSGLSGAKRDQDAIYGMSEQVSGLSDGDDMDDGESRPHEADDADNDSKRRNIQISSQRTLSEPKIIVQTTSEVDLLDDGYRWRKYGQKVVKGNPHPRSYYKCTFAGCNVRKHIERASSDPKAVITTYEGKHNHEPPVGRRGNQNAGMSQQKGQASISSNQHYSNTNQMPIGILQFKSEQ
- the LOC120699584 gene encoding eukaryotic translation initiation factor 5A-like, coding for MSDSEEHHFESKADAGASKTYPQQAGTVRKNGYLVVKNRPCKVVEVSTSKTGKHGHAKCHFVAIDIFNGKKLEDIVPSSHNCDVPHVNRTEYQLIDISEDGFVSLLTENGNTKDDLRLPTDDNLLSQIKDGFAEGKDLVVTVMSAMGEEQICALKDIGPRN